One stretch of Arachis hypogaea cultivar Tifrunner chromosome 20, arahy.Tifrunner.gnm2.J5K5, whole genome shotgun sequence DNA includes these proteins:
- the LOC140183160 gene encoding uncharacterized protein: MTKLTRKEVLFVWTSECEESFQTLKQKLTSAPVLILPEPHEPFKVYCDASLKGLGFVLMQHWNVVAYASRQLRPHEIQRAQQDEQKLQQLFQRVGKKRHGEFTKEDEGLWRYKGRICKPDVGSLRQDLLSDAHNSGFFIHPGSTKMYYDLKKIFWWPGMKNDVATVCQSPLCWYESGEVSILGLDLVAETTEKIKKIRERILMALSRQKSYADQRRKPLEFEVGEHVFLRVTPTTGIGRAIKTKKLNPRFIGPFEILRRFGPVAYQVALLPHLSNLHDVFHVSQLRQYTLDAGHMLEPESVELRENLTFQVTQVRIDDTSVKKLRRKEVSLVKVAWK; encoded by the exons ATGACTAAGTTGACAAGGAAGGAGGTGCTGTTTGTGTGGACGTCGGAGTGTGAAGAAAGTTTTCAGACCTTGAAGCAAAAGTTGACTTCAGCGCCTGTTTTGATTTTACCGGAACCGCATGAACCGTTTAAGGTATACTGTGATGCTTCCTTAAAGGGTTTGGGTTTCGTGTTGATGCAACACTGGAATGTGGTGGCATACGCATCGCGTCAGCTAAGACCGCATGAG ATACAAAGGGCTCAGCAAGACGAGCAAAAGCTTCAGCAACTATTTCAACGAGTTGGTAAGAAGAGGCATGGAGAATTCACTAAGGAGGATGAAGGGTTGTGGAGATATAAGGGAAGAATTTGTAAACCAGATGTAGGGAGTTTGAGGCAAGACTTATTATCGGATGCTCATAATAGTGGGTTTTTCATTCATCCCGGAAGTACGAAGATGTACTATgacttaaagaaaatattttggtgGCCTGGGATGAAGAACGACGTAGCTACAGTG TGCCaatctccactttgttggtatgaGTCTGGTGAGGTAAGTATTTTAGGTCTTGATTTGGtagcagagactactgagaaGATTAAGAAGATCCGAGAGAGGATTCTAATGGCACTGAGTCGACAGAAAAGTTATGCAGATCAGAGAagaaaaccattagaatttgaagTGGGAGAGCATGTATTTTTGAGGGTTACACCGACAACTGGGATTGGAAGAGCAATCAaaacaaagaagttgaatccaaggttcattggaccgtttgagattctaAGGCGATTCGGGCCGGTGGCTTATCAAGTAGCTTTGTTGCCTCACTTGTCTAACTTGCATGATgtattccacgtgtcacaactcCGTCAGTACACGTTGGATGCAGGTCATATGTTAGAGCCCGAGTCAGTCGAGTTGAGGGAGAACTTGACATTTCAAGTAACACAAGTGAGAAttgatgacactagtgtgaagaagCTGCGAAGAAAGGAAGTTTCATTGGTTAAAGTTGCGTGGAAGTGA